The following coding sequences lie in one Silene latifolia isolate original U9 population chromosome 5, ASM4854445v1, whole genome shotgun sequence genomic window:
- the LOC141657460 gene encoding uncharacterized protein LOC141657460, which yields MAPRKAPSQGASKRRRGEPEPSNAAEDIPMEEVPQWHDPDYPNVIFNSLAQYNNWVVLRSKGMEPTKFINQASLNNIGIDKNVKALFKNLGMKSCYTMNYKTFPELTLEFLSSFEFHRSKKPGFILFVTFRLFNEDHRMDLADFAAIFDLPGHDLPFDSPTDYNPDLTWDAISHLTFPGFDHIPHQFIHYPDIRVWQRFMGWTFFGRNEPHSVRKVELEILGAFLNVNGDENWGINIPYHFAVHLTKQTNTKNSCIVLGGLVTRIAHHRCRFNQETTNLTPLLESRSKGVGLDYEYFLSCNWFKNEYPNMTWKIGRQDSIRLPEEKKEIRALVHTKPRRGNAPFVRPTYHLPLRGESTTTVERRVGGSSSQARHSTSSLESPSSREMMNMMRELNLGVNQIRDDQRLALHPIYDHFARQGVIRPEGPHPSFYTYPPGEFPPPPPNTDAGTFARYEPGPDFCGSDYGVEALPGGYGGYGGYGGYGGYGGISSYGEGLGSGQDIGEYVTPLQGDDSSGSGQQGESSGSGQKEKKKKGRKGFNFWPFS from the coding sequence ATGGCACCAAGAAAAGCCCCTTCACAAGGTGCttctaagagaaggagaggtgaACCGGAACCTTCCAATGCAGCGGAGGATATCCCAATGGAGGAAGTCCCACAATGGCATGACCCGGACTATCCAAATGTGATCTTTAATTCACTAGCTCAATACAACAATTGGGTTGTTTTGAGAAGCAAAGGTATGGAACCGACGAAATTcatcaaccaagcatctttaaacAACATTGGAATAGATAAAAATGTGAAAGCTTTGTTTAAAAATCTTGGCATGAAATCTTGTTATACAATGAATTATAAGACcttccccgaactcacccttgagttcttaagCTCTTTCGAGTTTCACAGGTCTAAGAAACCCGGTTTCATTCTTTTTGTTACCTTTCGATTGTTTAATGAAGATCATAGGATGGACTTAGCGGATTTCGCCGCTATCTTTGATTTGCCTGGCCATGACTTACCATTCGATTCACCCACTGATTATAACCCCGATTTAACTTGGGATGCCATTTCTCACTTAACTTTTCCAGGTTTTGATCATATACCTCATCAATTCATTCATTATCCCGACATAAGGGTAtggcaaaggtttatggggtGGACTTTTTTTGGTCGAAATGaacctcactcggtgaggaaaGTTGAGTTAGAAATCTTGGGTGCGTTCTTaaatgttaatggtgatgagaaTTGGGGAATTaatatcccctaccactttgcggtccacttgaccaaacaaACTAACACCAAGAATAGTTGCATTGTCTTAGGTGGTTTGGTCACTAGAATTGCTCACCATCGGTGTCGGTTTAACCAAGAAACCACCAATTTGACACCATTGCTTGAGTCCAGGTCTAAGGGAGTTGGTCTTGATTATGAATATTTTCTTTCTTGTAATTGGTTTAAAAATGAATATCCCAACATGACTTGGAAGATAGGTAGGCAAGACTCCATTCGTCTACCCGAAGAAAAGAAAGAGATCAGGGCTTTAGTTCACACTAAGCCTCGTCGTGGAAATGCCCCCTTTGTTAGACCGACTTACCATTTACCCCTTAGGGGTGAGTCCACTACCACTGTTGAGAGACGTGTGGGAGGTTCATCCTCCCAAGCACGTCATTCCACCTCTAGCCTTGAGTCACCATCTAGCAGagaaatgatgaatatgatgcggGAATTGAACTTAGGTGTTAACCAAATTCGTGACGACCAACGTCTTGCATTGCATCctatttatgatcattttgctaggcaGGGAGTTATCCGACCCGAGGGGCCGCACCCTTCATTTTATACTTATCCCCCGGGTGAATTTCCCCCTCCCCCTCCTAACACTGATGCAGGTACATTTGCTCGCTATGAACCCGGCCCGGActtttgtggttcggattatggggTTGAGGCATTGCCAGGAGGTTATGGAGGATATGGAGGATATGGTGGCTACGGTGGCTATGGTGGGATTAGTAGCTATGGTGAAGGTCTTGGTAGTGGacaagatattggtgagtatgtcactcctcttcaaggAGATGACTCAAGTGGAAGTGGCCAACAAGGAGAATCAAGTGGGAGTGGCcagaaagagaagaagaagaaagggaggaaggggttcaatttttggcccttttcttag